In a single window of the Olivibacter sp. SDN3 genome:
- a CDS encoding HAMP domain-containing sensor histidine kinase, whose translation MNTSLKIRILLLVLTLCFIGTAITINITFQKEEILRIEAKRIEQNLHKKEQFVKSFLDDNVNFNELKDISNNENLTEKVVGFLGEKKQVYLYTFSNSELVFWGSDKIVPQSDAGLSDGSSLIAADNGWYEAIKKTRGGFSVVCLIPIKSKYPLKNDYLKETFSEDLIRSQNLEIASYDDSPVYNIRNADGKYLLSVKLKPHTADTLFSKLELAMWLAAIFFAAILMNSVCVWIADKGYVKTSIVIFFAFFSLTRFLDLQTAWLANRFFNEVFDPRYYASSFIFPSLGAFLLNIISTAWFMCYVYNYRNQLISFQPKKQFKLTCSILFYSSAAILLYVVGIHTVSVFNDLIGNSNIQFDVTNILKLNVFSWLGILSLCLVILNVYLLIEILFAVSLNFSVGKRLWFILFFVTIAVFALFQHFSDTLTITFFIFAAIVLLRAHTFYNKHRFNLVAFITTLLLFACIASLKQTEFINEKELETQKLILQKLESADDPDAVFLFYSIEKNVANDAHLKNYFSHPRRYNIHVLNDYVKQAYFSGYLSRYEFNVYQLVRSFPDDVRSVQKLNYYKQKVESGSIKVSDYFYRVHNNFGNLLYFGLIPVIVDGKEIGTTLIELTSKAFERYVSFPEILSNGRLNKQENLEQYSFALYRNGKLVNQFGNHLFAITDQEYPKKQLQYININKPTGGTELMYRPNEHILMILSKDRQGSWVQLATLSFIFLVLLIFAIIAYASQWLILTLKNYDFSLRNVRRSFWITQNRVLYRTRIQAFVVLAVVITLIIAGVITFISISNQYEHQQEINTVKRINQIAAGLENTIFKDANNASSVEIERDLYNTANSNAADIGLYKLDGTLFYTTQSKIYDLGLTSRYMNAKAWLHMSKFERSEYFQKEKIGSMEYAVAYAPIKNDQDETIAYLSLPYFSNEKDFAERIGMLLNTLINIYALVIVALGLFAVFIANRITSPLTLVQRSLAKTSIGKPNEPIFWKRNDEIGSLIREYNNMIAALEVSANKIAQSERETAWREMAKQVAHEIKNPLTPLKLGVQLLERSWKENDPNFDQKFKRFSKSFIEQIDSLSTIASEFSNFARMPDTQLEDVDIVDVIEKIIPIYNNNAAVDITFKNLGQDQIKVRGDRDQLRRSFSNLIKNAIEAKFGRGSSIIYISLKLLPNTICIAIKDNGNGIDANVRERIFQPNFTTKSSGTGLGLAFVKQTIESMGGSITYTTKIGYGTTFYIELPQN comes from the coding sequence TTGAATACCTCTTTAAAAATACGGATATTATTACTGGTGCTAACGCTCTGTTTTATTGGAACAGCGATAACCATAAATATCACTTTTCAGAAAGAGGAGATTTTACGTATTGAAGCAAAACGTATTGAGCAAAATCTGCATAAAAAGGAACAGTTTGTTAAATCGTTCTTAGATGACAATGTTAATTTCAACGAGCTAAAAGACATCAGCAACAACGAAAACCTCACGGAGAAGGTTGTTGGTTTTTTAGGAGAGAAAAAACAAGTTTACCTATATACGTTTTCCAACAGTGAGCTGGTTTTCTGGGGTTCTGATAAAATTGTCCCACAATCAGACGCAGGATTGTCTGATGGCAGTTCGTTAATCGCTGCAGACAATGGATGGTACGAAGCTATTAAGAAAACTAGGGGAGGTTTTTCTGTGGTCTGTCTTATTCCAATAAAGTCTAAGTATCCACTAAAAAATGATTATTTAAAAGAAACGTTTTCAGAAGATCTTATCCGCTCCCAAAACCTAGAGATCGCCTCTTACGATGATAGTCCAGTCTATAATATTAGAAATGCAGACGGCAAGTACCTCCTCTCCGTAAAGCTCAAACCGCACACGGCAGACACACTTTTCTCAAAGCTAGAGCTGGCTATGTGGCTCGCCGCTATTTTTTTTGCCGCCATACTTATGAACAGCGTGTGCGTCTGGATTGCCGATAAAGGCTATGTAAAAACATCCATCGTTATCTTTTTTGCTTTCTTCTCGTTGACCCGGTTCCTCGATTTACAAACAGCTTGGTTAGCTAATCGTTTTTTTAATGAGGTCTTTGATCCACGGTACTACGCTTCCAGTTTTATCTTCCCGTCCTTAGGGGCATTTTTACTCAATATCATATCAACAGCTTGGTTTATGTGTTATGTATATAACTATCGAAATCAGCTGATATCATTTCAACCGAAGAAACAATTTAAATTAACCTGTAGCATTCTTTTCTACTCATCGGCAGCTATCCTGTTATATGTAGTTGGTATACACACGGTCAGTGTGTTCAATGATTTAATAGGTAATTCTAACATTCAGTTTGATGTAACAAACATTCTAAAATTAAATGTTTTTAGTTGGCTTGGAATTTTATCGCTCTGTCTGGTGATATTAAACGTGTATTTACTGATAGAAATTTTATTTGCAGTATCATTAAACTTCAGCGTTGGCAAACGGTTATGGTTCATTTTATTTTTTGTAACCATCGCCGTTTTTGCTTTATTTCAACATTTTTCTGATACACTAACAATCACCTTTTTTATTTTTGCGGCCATTGTATTATTGAGGGCTCACACATTTTATAATAAACACCGCTTTAATCTAGTCGCCTTCATAACAACCCTTCTATTATTTGCCTGTATTGCATCCTTAAAACAAACCGAATTTATTAACGAAAAAGAGCTTGAAACACAAAAATTAATCCTACAAAAACTAGAGTCTGCCGACGATCCAGACGCTGTGTTCCTTTTTTACAGTATTGAAAAAAATGTTGCCAATGATGCGCACTTAAAAAACTACTTTTCTCATCCACGACGTTATAATATCCATGTTTTAAATGATTATGTCAAACAGGCTTATTTTAGCGGCTATCTTTCCAGATACGAGTTCAACGTTTACCAATTGGTTAGAAGTTTTCCCGATGACGTCAGAAGTGTGCAAAAACTAAACTATTACAAGCAAAAAGTAGAATCTGGCTCTATTAAGGTTTCCGATTATTTTTATCGAGTACATAACAATTTCGGCAATCTCTTATATTTTGGATTAATTCCCGTGATTGTTGACGGGAAAGAAATTGGCACTACCCTAATAGAACTCACAAGTAAAGCCTTTGAGCGTTACGTATCCTTTCCGGAGATTCTAAGCAATGGCCGATTGAATAAGCAAGAAAATTTAGAGCAGTATTCTTTTGCGCTGTATCGAAATGGAAAACTAGTCAACCAGTTCGGAAACCACCTTTTTGCCATCACTGATCAGGAGTATCCCAAAAAGCAGCTTCAGTATATTAATATCAATAAGCCAACAGGAGGAACCGAATTAATGTATAGGCCAAATGAGCATATTCTAATGATACTAAGTAAAGATAGACAAGGTTCATGGGTACAGCTGGCTACGCTCTCTTTTATTTTTCTTGTATTGCTCATTTTTGCCATCATTGCCTATGCTTCACAATGGTTAATATTAACGTTAAAGAACTACGACTTTAGCCTACGGAATGTCAGGAGATCTTTCTGGATAACACAGAATAGGGTACTATATCGAACCAGAATTCAAGCATTTGTTGTGCTAGCCGTAGTTATCACACTGATTATTGCCGGGGTAATTACGTTTATAAGTATCAGCAATCAGTATGAGCATCAGCAAGAGATCAATACAGTAAAAAGAATCAATCAAATAGCGGCCGGTTTAGAAAACACCATCTTCAAAGACGCCAACAACGCTTCCAGCGTTGAAATTGAAAGAGACCTTTATAATACCGCAAATTCAAATGCTGCTGATATCGGCCTATATAAGCTCGATGGCACTCTCTTTTATACCACCCAAAGTAAAATTTATGACCTCGGTTTAACTTCTCGTTATATGAATGCGAAAGCATGGCTCCACATGTCAAAATTTGAGCGTTCAGAGTATTTTCAAAAGGAGAAAATAGGCAGCATGGAGTATGCCGTCGCCTATGCGCCTATTAAGAACGACCAAGACGAAACCATTGCTTATTTAAGCTTACCCTATTTTTCGAATGAAAAAGACTTTGCAGAACGTATCGGTATGCTTCTCAATACACTTATTAATATTTATGCGCTGGTTATAGTTGCATTAGGTTTATTTGCGGTTTTTATCGCCAACAGAATAACCTCACCGCTCACCCTCGTACAACGCAGCTTGGCGAAAACATCTATTGGAAAGCCAAATGAGCCTATCTTCTGGAAAAGAAACGATGAAATCGGGTCGTTAATAAGGGAATACAATAATATGATTGCGGCATTGGAAGTAAGTGCTAACAAAATTGCGCAATCTGAAAGAGAAACCGCCTGGCGGGAAATGGCAAAACAGGTAGCACATGAAATAAAAAACCCCTTAACACCTTTGAAGTTAGGTGTTCAGCTTTTAGAACGCTCTTGGAAAGAAAATGATCCAAATTTTGATCAGAAATTTAAACGCTTCAGTAAATCGTTCATTGAGCAGATCGATAGTTTATCTACTATTGCCTCAGAATTCTCTAATTTTGCCCGCATGCCCGACACGCAGTTAGAGGATGTGGACATTGTGGATGTGATAGAAAAAATCATCCCTATATATAACAATAACGCGGCAGTAGACATCACCTTTAAAAACCTCGGGCAAGACCAAATTAAGGTTAGGGGAGACCGTGATCAGCTACGTCGATCGTTCAGCAATTTGATAAAAAATGCTATTGAAGCTAAATTCGGAAGGGGGTCCAGCATCATCTATATTTCACTAAAACTATTACCTAACACAATATGTATCGCGATAAAAGACAATGGAAATGGTATCGATGCCAATGTGAGAGAGCGCATCTTTCAACCCAACTTTACTACTAAAAGCTCAGGGACAGGTCTTGGTCTCGCTTTCGTCAAGCAAACCATCGAAAGTATGGGAGGCTCGATTACTTATACTACAAAAATCGGTTATGGCACAACTTTTTATATAGAATTACCACAAAATTAA
- the fabD gene encoding ACP S-malonyltransferase, whose amino-acid sequence MKKAYIFPGQGAQFVGMGKDLYDYNEDTRYLFEQANEVLGFRLTDIMFSGNDEDLKQTNVTQPAIFLHSVVLAKALGSSFVPQMVAGHSLGEFSALVAAQALSFQDGLTLVAKRANAMQKACEIQPSTMAAILGLDDFTVEDICQRVSEVVVPANYNCPGQLVISGTIEGIDKACSLLIEAGAKRALKLNVGGAFHSPLMESARAELQEAIEKTTIVTPICPIYQNIDAKAYTDPESIKFNLIAQLTGAVRWTQTVEHMLEDGATSFTEVGPGNVLQGLVKKVNRQASTSSAQL is encoded by the coding sequence ATGAAAAAAGCATACATATTTCCTGGACAGGGTGCGCAATTTGTTGGGATGGGAAAAGATCTATACGACTATAATGAAGATACCCGCTATCTTTTTGAACAGGCCAATGAGGTTTTGGGCTTCCGACTTACAGATATCATGTTCAGCGGTAACGATGAGGACTTAAAACAGACCAACGTTACTCAACCGGCAATATTTTTACACTCCGTTGTTTTAGCAAAAGCACTAGGAAGTTCCTTTGTACCACAAATGGTAGCAGGACATTCTTTAGGAGAGTTCTCGGCACTTGTTGCCGCACAGGCACTGAGTTTTCAAGATGGTCTAACACTGGTAGCCAAACGGGCAAATGCCATGCAGAAAGCATGTGAAATTCAACCTTCGACCATGGCTGCCATCTTAGGTTTAGACGATTTTACGGTAGAAGATATCTGTCAAAGAGTAAGCGAAGTTGTGGTGCCTGCTAATTATAATTGTCCTGGCCAACTAGTGATTTCAGGTACTATTGAAGGTATAGACAAAGCTTGTTCCTTATTGATAGAAGCAGGCGCTAAGCGAGCCCTGAAGTTAAATGTAGGCGGAGCCTTTCATTCGCCTCTTATGGAAAGTGCCCGAGCCGAATTACAAGAGGCCATAGAAAAAACCACCATTGTTACCCCAATTTGTCCGATATATCAAAATATCGACGCAAAAGCGTATACCGACCCAGAAAGTATTAAATTTAACCTAATTGCTCAACTGACGGGAGCTGTACGTTGGACACAAACCGTAGAACATATGCTAGAAGACGGTGCAACTTCTTTTACTGAAGTCGGCCCGGGAAATGTACTGCAAGGGCTGGTAAAAAAGGTAAATAGACAGGCCTCCACGTCCTCTGCACAGCTATAA
- the folE gene encoding GTP cyclohydrolase I FolE, whose product MNITNSEAHLDDEQLDGYVKIDRYNKDKVSSIASHYQDILEKLGEDPKRAGLLKTPERVAKALQYLTHGYDIDPSAILKSAMFEEDYSQMVVVKDIEVYSMCEHHILPFFGKAHVAYIPNGHIVGLSKIPRVVDAFSRRLQVQERLTNEIRDCIQTTLAPAGVAVVIECKHLCMAMRGIQKQNSVTTTSAFTGEFAHERTRAEFLRLITASLD is encoded by the coding sequence ATGAATATTACAAATAGCGAAGCACACCTTGATGATGAACAATTAGATGGTTACGTGAAAATAGATCGTTACAACAAAGATAAAGTATCGAGTATCGCCAGCCATTATCAAGATATTTTAGAGAAGCTAGGAGAGGACCCTAAACGTGCCGGATTATTAAAAACACCCGAACGTGTGGCTAAAGCCCTTCAGTATCTGACCCATGGATACGACATCGATCCATCGGCTATTTTAAAAAGCGCTATGTTTGAAGAAGACTATAGTCAAATGGTTGTCGTAAAAGATATTGAAGTTTATTCTATGTGTGAGCATCATATATTGCCTTTTTTTGGCAAAGCACATGTTGCTTACATTCCCAATGGGCACATTGTGGGTTTGAGTAAAATCCCTCGTGTGGTTGATGCATTTTCTCGCCGATTACAGGTACAAGAGCGATTAACTAATGAAATCAGAGATTGCATCCAAACAACCTTAGCACCCGCTGGCGTAGCGGTGGTAATTGAATGTAAGCATTTATGTATGGCAATGAGGGGAATACAGAAACAGAACTCGGTAACTACCACTTCAGCATTTACCGGAGAATTCGCCCACGAACGTACCAGAGCAGAATTTTTAAGGTTAATTACCGCTAGCCTAGACTAA
- a CDS encoding 6-carboxytetrahydropterin synthase translates to MIYITRRERFSAAHKLYRDDWSLEENEATFGKCSNPNWHGHNYELFVTIKGNVDPKTGFVIDLRVLKTIILEHVIEKLDHRNVNLDVDFMQGKMASTEVLAIEIFNQLKTPIEAVGAQLHSIKLQETENNSVEYFGN, encoded by the coding sequence ATGATTTACATTACACGTAGAGAGCGTTTTAGCGCAGCACACAAATTATATCGCGACGATTGGAGCCTGGAAGAAAACGAAGCTACATTTGGCAAGTGTAGCAACCCCAATTGGCATGGTCATAATTACGAGCTTTTTGTGACGATAAAGGGCAATGTTGATCCAAAAACAGGCTTTGTTATTGATTTAAGGGTTCTTAAAACCATTATTTTAGAGCATGTTATCGAAAAACTTGATCACCGTAATGTAAACCTAGATGTAGATTTTATGCAAGGGAAGATGGCTTCAACAGAAGTCTTGGCAATTGAAATTTTTAATCAACTAAAAACGCCCATAGAAGCAGTTGGGGCACAACTTCACAGTATAAAGTTGCAGGAAACCGAAAATAACTCGGTTGAATATTTCGGAAATTAA
- the mqnB gene encoding futalosine hydrolase, translated as MMMSRILIVAATAQEVGPFLSFLEKSNLPIDVEITGVGMVATAFALGEALHRQVYDLVINVGIAGAFSKELSLGELVFVECDCLVELGAEDGSSFLSIENLGLGISHYQWVKGNTGYWLQDLKSVNGITVNTVHGDEKSIKKINQRYTVAVESMEGAAVYYACNKLKVPCIQVRCISNYVEKRNKGNWKIGEAIKELNDWLISKMTFEIN; from the coding sequence ATGATGATGAGTAGAATATTGATTGTGGCGGCTACGGCACAGGAAGTAGGTCCCTTTCTTTCATTTCTTGAAAAAAGCAATCTGCCTATAGATGTTGAAATTACCGGAGTAGGAATGGTGGCGACAGCTTTTGCTTTAGGAGAGGCCCTGCACCGGCAGGTGTACGATTTAGTTATAAATGTGGGTATAGCTGGTGCTTTCTCCAAGGAGCTTAGTTTAGGTGAGCTGGTGTTTGTTGAATGCGACTGTTTAGTTGAATTAGGTGCCGAAGATGGCTCGTCTTTTCTTTCTATTGAAAATCTTGGTTTAGGTATAAGTCATTATCAATGGGTTAAAGGAAATACTGGCTATTGGTTGCAGGACCTTAAGAGCGTAAATGGTATTACGGTGAATACGGTGCATGGAGACGAAAAGTCAATAAAAAAAATAAACCAACGCTATACTGTGGCTGTTGAAAGTATGGAAGGTGCTGCTGTTTATTATGCCTGTAATAAATTAAAAGTGCCCTGTATACAGGTTCGATGTATTTCTAACTATGTAGAAAAAAGAAATAAAGGCAACTGGAAAATTGGTGAGGCTATCAAGGAACTGAATGATTGGCTTATTTCAAAAATGACATTTGAAATAAATTAG
- a CDS encoding 1,4-dihydroxy-6-naphthoate synthase, producing the protein MKLTLGFSPCPNDTFIFDAMIHHKIDTEGLSFDVFYDDVETLNRKIFDGTPDISKLSFHAYAYAVEQYVLLNAGSALGFGVGPLLVGNNRDLLQSFLDGTYEKGSADICVAIPGEYTTANFLLGLAYPKLQNKKILVFSQIENAVLDGEVDLGLIIHENRFTYEEKGLYKIVDLGDFWEKETGSPIPLGGIVIRRNLPNTLQQKVNRVLKRSVEYAFANPTSGLAFIKEHAQEMSEEVMYKHIDLYVNKYSIDLGEGGRCAVQTMFDRAKALNLIPATNESLFLTDKINNN; encoded by the coding sequence ATGAAACTTACTTTAGGGTTTTCTCCCTGCCCAAATGATACGTTTATTTTCGATGCGATGATCCATCATAAAATTGATACGGAAGGCTTGAGTTTTGATGTCTTTTATGATGACGTTGAAACGCTTAATCGTAAAATATTTGATGGTACCCCAGATATCAGTAAATTGAGTTTTCATGCCTACGCCTATGCGGTAGAACAATACGTACTGTTAAATGCAGGAAGTGCTCTTGGTTTTGGTGTAGGACCTTTGTTAGTTGGTAATAACCGCGATTTGTTGCAAAGTTTTTTAGATGGTACTTATGAGAAGGGAAGCGCTGATATCTGTGTCGCCATACCAGGAGAATATACCACTGCTAATTTTTTGTTGGGATTGGCTTATCCAAAGTTACAGAACAAAAAAATATTGGTTTTTTCACAAATAGAAAATGCAGTATTGGATGGAGAAGTGGACTTAGGACTGATTATTCACGAGAATAGATTTACTTATGAGGAAAAAGGTCTTTATAAAATCGTAGATCTTGGCGACTTTTGGGAAAAGGAAACAGGCAGTCCTATCCCCTTGGGAGGAATAGTTATTCGGCGAAATTTGCCGAATACGCTACAGCAAAAGGTAAACCGGGTATTAAAACGAAGTGTGGAATACGCGTTCGCTAATCCAACGTCGGGTTTAGCATTTATCAAAGAGCATGCGCAGGAGATGAGTGAGGAGGTGATGTATAAACACATCGATCTATATGTTAATAAATATTCGATTGATTTGGGCGAAGGTGGAAGGTGTGCCGTACAGACGATGTTTGATAGAGCGAAAGCGCTGAATCTCATTCCTGCGACAAATGAATCGTTATTCTTAACGGACAAAATAAACAATAATTAG
- a CDS encoding glycoside hydrolase family 15 protein produces the protein MERHTYQSGIIGNCAFIAHVQSDTNISWLCWPAFDSSFVFGSKLDKEKGGEFSILPDGEYTSEQRYIPNTNILETIISNNDGVYKVTDFAPRFSQYERYFKPLMLIRKVERISGEPRLRMRCYPVTDYGRSTQNRHRGSNHVEFSGGTDNMRLTTNVPISHFFEEGTYVLHDTKYLILTYGEPLEAALEETAERFLRQTMNYWRTWIKHTSIPPFYQEAVIRSALALKLHQYEDTGAFIAASTSSLPEHPGSGRNWDYRYCWIRDSYYVLASLLRIGQFEEMEHYSEFIANISANEKGRYQPLYSITGKRTLIEEELNHLSGYQGNQPVRIGNQAYEHIQNDVYGQVLLSILPLYTDDRFVAEEQSQSSKWLEAILEKIEQTIDEKDAGIWEFRNFANYHCYTNLFQWAGSKAAMRIAKKIGEKELEERAKKLIDRAARHIEDCYDPERGVYAHAVGSAHLDASTLQLIIMNYLDPASEKAKRHLEELEKELRAEKGLFYRYLHADDFGKPKSTFLICAFWYVEALACVGRTQDAIDTLENLLPYANHLLLFSEDIDENNGAQWGNFPQAYSHVGLINAVYRIAAKVGTPRFLIKDY, from the coding sequence ATGGAGAGACACACCTACCAAAGTGGTATTATAGGAAATTGTGCATTTATAGCACATGTACAATCTGATACTAATATTTCATGGTTATGTTGGCCTGCTTTTGATAGCTCTTTCGTTTTCGGAAGCAAACTCGATAAAGAAAAGGGAGGGGAGTTTTCTATTCTTCCTGACGGAGAATATACTTCAGAGCAACGCTATATACCCAACACGAATATATTAGAAACAATAATAAGTAATAACGATGGTGTGTATAAAGTAACGGATTTTGCTCCCAGATTTAGTCAATATGAGCGTTATTTTAAGCCATTAATGTTAATAAGAAAGGTTGAAAGGATAAGTGGCGAACCGCGGCTTCGCATGCGCTGCTATCCGGTCACTGATTATGGAAGGAGTACACAGAATAGGCATAGAGGGAGTAATCATGTTGAGTTCAGTGGAGGAACAGATAACATGCGCCTCACTACGAATGTTCCCATCAGTCATTTTTTTGAAGAAGGAACATATGTGCTTCATGACACAAAATATTTAATTTTAACCTATGGAGAGCCGTTGGAAGCGGCGCTGGAAGAAACAGCGGAGCGGTTTTTAAGGCAGACAATGAATTATTGGCGAACGTGGATCAAACATACGAGTATCCCTCCGTTTTATCAGGAGGCCGTTATACGGTCGGCTTTAGCTTTGAAGCTCCACCAATATGAAGACACTGGAGCGTTTATCGCTGCAAGCACCTCTAGCCTCCCAGAGCACCCTGGAAGTGGCCGTAATTGGGATTATAGGTATTGTTGGATCAGGGATAGTTATTATGTTTTGGCTTCGTTGCTGCGTATCGGTCAGTTTGAAGAAATGGAACATTATTCGGAGTTCATTGCTAATATCTCTGCCAATGAGAAAGGACGTTACCAACCCTTGTACAGCATAACGGGTAAACGGACCTTAATAGAAGAAGAATTGAATCATTTATCGGGTTACCAGGGCAACCAGCCGGTGAGAATAGGTAATCAGGCCTATGAACATATTCAGAACGATGTGTATGGACAGGTCCTTCTGTCAATATTGCCTCTTTACACGGATGACCGCTTCGTTGCCGAGGAGCAAAGCCAGTCTTCGAAATGGTTGGAAGCTATTCTAGAAAAGATAGAGCAAACCATTGATGAAAAAGATGCGGGAATTTGGGAGTTTAGGAATTTTGCTAATTACCATTGTTACACAAACCTTTTTCAATGGGCGGGCAGCAAGGCGGCGATGCGTATAGCGAAGAAAATTGGTGAAAAAGAACTTGAAGAGAGAGCAAAAAAATTAATTGATAGGGCGGCAAGACATATTGAAGATTGCTACGATCCGGAAAGGGGGGTATATGCGCACGCTGTAGGGAGTGCTCACTTAGATGCCAGCACGTTGCAGCTTATTATCATGAATTATCTTGATCCTGCGTCAGAGAAAGCAAAAAGGCATTTGGAAGAATTGGAAAAAGAGTTGAGGGCAGAAAAGGGATTGTTTTATCGCTATCTTCATGCGGACGACTTTGGAAAACCAAAATCAACCTTTTTAATCTGTGCTTTCTGGTATGTTGAAGCTCTGGCATGCGTTGGCCGTACACAAGATGCAATCGATACTTTGGAAAATTTGCTTCCGTACGCTAATCACTTGTTATTATTCAGCGAAGATATTGATGAAAATAACGGTGCTCAATGGGGCAATTTTCCACAGGCATATAGCCATGTGGGACTGATAAATGCAGTATATAGAATAGCGGCCAAAGTTGGAACACCCAGATTTTTAATAAAGGATTACTAA